The Solanum pennellii chromosome 11, SPENNV200 genome contains a region encoding:
- the LOC114074708 gene encoding uncharacterized protein LOC114074708, with protein sequence MSSLLGPEIIHEALEKVRVIGDRLTTAYNLQKSYADKKKRPLEVDIGDKVYFKISPMKGVMRFGRKGKVSLRYVGTYEILQRMGEVAYELAFPAEQDSVHPAFHVSKLKKCLGDPASILPVEGTNLPKEGIM encoded by the exons ATGTCATCCCTTTTGGGTCcggagatcattcatgaggccttagagaaggtcagagtgATTGGGGACAGGTTGACTACTGCTTACAATTTGCAGAAGTCATATGCTGATAAAAAAAAACGACCCTTAGAGGTTGATATTGGTGACAAGGTGTACTTTAAAAtatcgcctatgaaaggggtgatgagatttggtagaaaagggaaGGTGAGTCTGAGGTATGTTGGGACATATGAGATACTACAGCGTATGGGtgaggtggcatatgagttagcaTTTCCTGCGGAGCAGGATTCTGTTCATCCAGCTTTTCATGTCTCTAAGTTGAAAAAGTGCCTTGGTGATCCAGCATCAAtcctacctgttgaag GGACGAATCTTCCTaaggaggggataatgtaa